In a genomic window of Candidatus Flexicrinis proximus:
- a CDS encoding nuclear transport factor 2 family protein, translating to MYHRIVKRVVQRTFVNLNHADYQAVMASYVPDVQHTMAGEHALGGTRHTLEAVEQWYKRLFAVFGAIRFTVRNMLIQGMPWDTKIAVKVEIAATLRDGRPYSNQLAMFVDLKWGRITRIDMHEDTQKLAATLQEIARMGVAEAAAAPITSQVYAMETARCPN from the coding sequence GTGTATCACAGGATCGTAAAGCGGGTCGTACAGCGCACGTTCGTCAATCTGAATCACGCGGATTACCAGGCGGTAATGGCCAGTTACGTTCCGGACGTCCAGCATACCATGGCGGGCGAGCATGCGCTGGGTGGTACACGCCATACGCTAGAGGCGGTGGAGCAGTGGTATAAACGGCTGTTCGCAGTGTTCGGGGCGATACGCTTTACAGTGCGCAATATGCTGATCCAAGGGATGCCGTGGGACACAAAAATCGCGGTGAAGGTTGAGATCGCCGCGACGCTGCGCGACGGACGCCCCTATTCCAACCAACTGGCGATGTTCGTGGACTTGAAATGGGGACGGATCACCCGGATCGACATGCACGAGGACACGCAAAAGCTGGCAGCGACGCTGCAAGAGATAGCGCGCATGGGCGTCGCTGAAGCCGCGGCTGCGCCGATTACGAGCCAGGTATACGCTATGGAGACTGCACGATGTCCAAACTGA
- a CDS encoding dihydrofolate reductase family protein, whose product MSKLIYFMPMSLDGFIAGETDNLDWSMPDEEVLAFINDLHRPIGTYLYGRRNYETMTVWETPDVIPGRTSAMMDFGRIWQAADKVVYSKSLETVSTPKTRLEREFEPQAVRDLKAQLPHDISVAGPNLAAQAIRAGLVDEYHLLVIPIVLGGGKQVLPSNVGVKLDLLDERRVGNGWVYLRYGTRA is encoded by the coding sequence ATGTCCAAACTGATCTACTTTATGCCTATGTCGCTGGATGGCTTTATCGCGGGTGAAACCGACAACCTAGATTGGTCGATGCCAGACGAGGAGGTGCTCGCTTTCATCAACGATCTGCACCGCCCCATTGGCACATATCTCTATGGACGCAGGAATTATGAGACGATGACGGTTTGGGAAACGCCAGATGTCATTCCTGGCCGGACGTCGGCCATGATGGACTTCGGGCGGATCTGGCAAGCGGCCGATAAGGTCGTCTATTCCAAATCGCTGGAGACCGTCTCTACACCGAAGACGCGACTGGAGAGGGAATTCGAACCGCAGGCCGTTCGCGACCTGAAGGCTCAATTGCCTCACGACATTTCGGTGGCTGGTCCGAACCTAGCCGCACAGGCGATCCGGGCCGGGCTCGTCGACGAGTATCATCTGCTTGTCATACCGATTGTGCTTGGCGGCGGCAAGCAGGTTCTGCCCAGCAACGTAGGCGTAAAGCTGGATCTCCTGGACGAGCGCCGTGTTGGTAATGGATGGGTCTATCTTCGTTATGGCACGCGGGCCTGA
- a CDS encoding SH3 domain-containing protein produces MKRTFFAILGMTAAVITGFVAVFAQDAPLPLIVPGDVCADPYALSLLNASDACVGKPFGYICNAGPQPLVEPPGPVANSLTTIGALVETGVVQSVRTLPIDARGAYAGLAFLRVAVENTPVIYSGLLIGDVSVRNVTPPEFPAWQSFIVQTTDPAEQCETAPFSTFVAQNPIASQSARLVINGVSIDLNGTLAVQTTATETFFFTLSGEVGALAGGQSQRAVAGQEMSAIHLNGDFSRPEGVVTVPRPFRQDRVNHLPLPLFDRPIQIAQGGVATTAGPVNLRTAPTTDAAILLQTPAQTRVTLLGRNDDATWYHVRLSGGETGWMLGELLIGDFSQVANTYVATPQPVQRLGDVGAKAHIIAPSGFDLRAAPDLAFQVVNYLPAGTEVTLIAHSPYSPWVNIEAGTVRGWIPLLALETRAIVTALPIDYDVPPPPEPTRIPGTFGNAFPDPSCYPNC; encoded by the coding sequence TTGAAACGTACATTCTTTGCGATCTTAGGGATGACCGCTGCCGTCATAACCGGCTTTGTCGCCGTGTTTGCACAGGACGCGCCGCTGCCGCTGATCGTCCCCGGCGATGTCTGCGCCGACCCCTACGCGCTCTCCCTGCTCAACGCCAGCGATGCCTGCGTGGGCAAACCCTTCGGCTATATCTGCAACGCCGGCCCACAGCCGCTGGTTGAACCGCCCGGGCCGGTCGCCAACTCGCTGACCACCATCGGTGCGTTGGTCGAGACCGGCGTGGTCCAGTCCGTCCGCACCCTGCCCATAGACGCGCGCGGCGCCTATGCCGGGCTGGCGTTTCTGCGCGTTGCCGTCGAAAACACCCCCGTCATCTACAGCGGTCTGTTGATTGGTGACGTCAGTGTCCGCAACGTCACCCCGCCCGAGTTCCCTGCGTGGCAGTCGTTCATTGTCCAGACCACCGATCCCGCCGAACAATGCGAAACCGCGCCCTTCAGCACCTTCGTCGCCCAGAACCCGATCGCCAGCCAATCCGCCCGCCTCGTCATCAACGGCGTATCGATTGACCTCAACGGCACGCTGGCCGTCCAGACCACCGCCACCGAAACCTTCTTCTTCACCCTCTCGGGCGAGGTTGGCGCGCTGGCCGGTGGGCAGAGTCAGCGCGCGGTCGCCGGCCAGGAGATGAGCGCCATCCATCTCAATGGCGACTTTTCGCGTCCCGAGGGCGTCGTGACCGTCCCGCGGCCCTTCCGTCAGGATCGCGTCAATCACCTCCCGCTCCCGCTCTTTGACCGGCCGATCCAGATCGCCCAGGGCGGCGTCGCCACCACCGCTGGTCCCGTAAATCTGCGTACTGCCCCAACCACCGATGCTGCGATCCTGCTCCAGACCCCCGCCCAGACCCGTGTGACTCTCCTGGGCCGCAACGACGACGCCACCTGGTACCACGTCCGCCTCTCCGGCGGCGAAACCGGCTGGATGCTCGGTGAACTGCTCATCGGCGACTTCTCGCAGGTCGCCAACACCTATGTCGCCACGCCCCAGCCCGTCCAGCGCCTCGGCGATGTCGGGGCCAAGGCCCATATCATCGCGCCCAGCGGCTTCGACCTGCGGGCTGCGCCGGACCTCGCCTTTCAGGTCGTCAACTATCTCCCGGCCGGCACCGAGGTCACCCTCATCGCCCACAGCCCCTACAGCCCGTGGGTCAACATCGAAGCAGGAACCGTGCGCGGCTGGATTCCGCTCCTTGCGCTGGAAACCCGCGCCATCGTCACCGCACTGCCCATCGATTACGATGTGCCGCCCCCGCCGGAACCGACCCGTATCCCCGGCACGTTCGGCAACGCCTTCCCTGATCCGAGCTGTTATCCGAACTGCTAG
- the bcp gene encoding thioredoxin-dependent thiol peroxidase, producing the protein MPAIGQPMPEFSLVNQDGKTISLRDLRGKKVVLFAFPRADTPGCTTQACGFRDNFANILTKNATVLGISADSPEDLKKWQQQEGLQYDLLSDPDHTLLEALGAWGEKSMYGKTYLGIIRSHWVFDENGSIIDEQIKISPEDSVRKAYQTLG; encoded by the coding sequence ATGCCCGCCATAGGCCAGCCAATGCCCGAATTTTCGCTCGTCAATCAGGACGGCAAGACCATCAGCCTGCGCGATCTGCGCGGCAAGAAAGTTGTGCTGTTCGCCTTCCCCCGTGCAGATACCCCCGGCTGTACCACGCAGGCCTGCGGCTTTCGCGATAACTTCGCCAACATCCTGACCAAAAACGCGACCGTGTTAGGCATCAGCGCCGACTCGCCGGAAGACCTCAAAAAGTGGCAGCAGCAGGAAGGCCTGCAGTACGACCTCCTCAGCGACCCCGATCACACCCTGCTCGAAGCCCTCGGCGCCTGGGGCGAAAAGTCGATGTACGGCAAGACCTACCTGGGCATTATCCGCTCGCACTGGGTCTTTGACGAGAACGGCAGCATCATCGACGAGCAAATCAAGATTTCGCCGGAAGACAGCGTCCGCAAAGCCTACCAGACGCTGGGTTGA
- a CDS encoding MFS transporter: protein MAIQPRAWLQHALPHVDVPNIRAGYLISAAESAVFIGGNWIFFWTLFMSYSQLGLNDSLAFAFGLFMEIPTGALADVIGKRWTVRAALLLNGIAFLIMGSAEGMAALIGGFLLFQIGLALYSGAAEALQYDSLKERGLEGDWDKVSAAGSSVSFVSLVVAMLLGAPMYALNVRLPHWAWGVAFLVAFAVALRLTEPQVGEQPHFSLRGYFGQLLTGARQLGRPNLRMFVPLMFGLPGVFFIYSWGVVQPAVAVSFGFDANAQSVIASSAYILITIFVRFVPRIRRRLGDLWGLTLLNFGLILALMGMSLPLGTGGILVMLLMHLSGVTSRVWTNVVVNERTPSEIRATTLSTVALLTKLPYVLVAIAAGLMIDAGQLGLFVMGMAAVSSLLLISAHVLRAKTPRISLPVAETLP from the coding sequence ATGGCGATTCAACCGCGGGCATGGCTGCAGCATGCCCTGCCGCATGTGGACGTGCCAAACATCCGCGCGGGGTATCTGATCAGCGCGGCGGAGTCGGCCGTTTTCATTGGCGGTAACTGGATCTTCTTCTGGACGCTGTTCATGTCGTACAGCCAGCTGGGGCTGAACGACTCGCTGGCGTTTGCTTTCGGGCTGTTTATGGAAATCCCGACCGGGGCGCTGGCCGACGTGATCGGCAAACGCTGGACGGTGCGGGCCGCGCTGCTGCTCAACGGCATCGCGTTCCTGATCATGGGGTCGGCGGAAGGCATGGCCGCCCTGATCGGCGGGTTCCTGCTGTTTCAGATCGGGCTGGCGCTGTACAGCGGCGCGGCGGAGGCGCTGCAGTACGACTCGCTTAAGGAACGCGGGCTGGAGGGGGACTGGGACAAGGTGAGCGCGGCGGGAAGCTCGGTCTCGTTCGTATCGCTGGTCGTGGCAATGCTGCTGGGGGCGCCGATGTACGCGCTGAACGTGCGGCTGCCCCATTGGGCGTGGGGGGTAGCTTTCCTGGTCGCGTTTGCCGTGGCGCTGCGGCTGACCGAGCCGCAGGTCGGCGAACAGCCGCACTTTTCGCTGCGCGGGTACTTCGGACAGCTATTGACCGGCGCGAGACAGCTGGGACGGCCGAACCTGCGGATGTTCGTGCCGCTGATGTTCGGGCTGCCGGGGGTGTTCTTCATCTACAGCTGGGGCGTCGTACAGCCGGCGGTGGCGGTCAGTTTCGGGTTCGACGCGAACGCCCAGTCGGTGATTGCCAGCAGCGCGTACATCCTGATCACCATCTTCGTGCGGTTCGTCCCACGGATCCGGCGGCGGCTGGGCGACCTTTGGGGGCTGACGCTGCTCAACTTCGGGCTGATCCTGGCACTGATGGGGATGTCGCTGCCGTTGGGTACGGGCGGCATACTGGTCATGCTGCTGATGCATCTGTCCGGGGTGACCTCGCGGGTGTGGACGAACGTGGTCGTCAACGAGCGCACGCCCAGCGAAATCCGCGCGACGACTTTATCGACGGTCGCGCTGCTGACCAAGCTGCCGTACGTGCTGGTGGCGATCGCGGCAGGGCTGATGATCGACGCCGGACAATTGGGGCTATTCGTGATGGGCATGGCGGCGGTTTCGAGCCTGCTGCTGATCAGCGCCCATGTGCTGCGGGCGAAAACACCGAGAATCAGCTTACCTGTGGCTGAAACCCTGCCGTAA
- a CDS encoding class I SAM-dependent methyltransferase yields the protein MPPFDEADLYSGSAALMWAAYDEPGWDHAYYKNVIAKNGGVALDIGCGTGRLLRSYLRAGLRVEGVDIAADMLTQCRRLAAAEGLEVTLYHQPMQALDLPDKYATIYIPCGSFACVMDRRQSLEALRRLKAHLAPGGELVFNLFIEEDAKPGEVASQQWVDWATKTLPDGKTLFVDRRVMHIDRIEQAVTEERRYRIVDGDSRELPALHEEVRTGGYRWYTRNEALWLCELASLTVEKITGDYKDELFNESHRGTMVFHAR from the coding sequence ATGCCGCCATTCGACGAAGCAGACCTCTATAGCGGAAGCGCAGCCTTGATGTGGGCCGCTTACGACGAGCCGGGTTGGGATCACGCCTACTATAAAAACGTCATCGCCAAAAACGGCGGTGTTGCGCTCGACATCGGCTGCGGCACCGGCCGCCTCCTCCGCAGTTATCTGCGCGCCGGCCTCAGGGTCGAAGGCGTCGACATTGCCGCCGATATGCTCACTCAGTGCCGGCGGCTGGCCGCGGCTGAGGGTCTGGAGGTCACCCTCTACCATCAGCCCATGCAGGCGCTCGACCTGCCGGACAAATACGCGACGATCTACATCCCTTGCGGCAGCTTCGCCTGCGTTATGGACCGCCGCCAGTCGCTGGAGGCACTTCGTCGCCTTAAAGCGCATCTCGCGCCGGGTGGGGAGCTTGTGTTTAATCTGTTCATCGAAGAAGACGCAAAACCCGGTGAAGTCGCCTCGCAGCAGTGGGTCGACTGGGCGACCAAGACCCTGCCGGACGGCAAAACATTGTTCGTAGACCGCCGGGTCATGCACATCGACCGCATCGAACAGGCCGTGACCGAGGAACGGCGCTACCGGATCGTCGACGGCGACTCGCGCGAGCTTCCGGCGCTTCACGAGGAAGTCCGCACCGGTGGTTACCGCTGGTACACCCGCAATGAGGCGCTCTGGCTGTGCGAGCTTGCCAGCTTGACCGTCGAGAAGATCACGGGGGATTATAAGGACGAGCTGTTCAACGAGTCGCACCGCGGCACGATGGTCTTCCACGCCCGCTGA
- a CDS encoding molybdopterin-dependent oxidoreductase translates to MMSSATPPKRPGLIAALAVGSLIALPVIALFFAANALFRLPLLPINVMDWLPNNLPNALLNAGKDAMVAILTAISPGDVDGVAKTAEGIIGTATLFGVIVVAVAAIFLIARAQKSATAGAVTGLVVGLVLGIVFALMYFSLPVVQFERSAYFFVDGIFIIAVFVVAGFAAGRISDQLTGIPLTTAVPESAAAQPEVSYQQLNRRQFLVRVGGTTATLTVGGAVVSLLARDSGGSEEVVEPLNTDQSLPADPVESVMLDGDFAPAAGTRPEYTPLEEHYRIDIVARPPEIDATTWTLPLVGLVNAPQNFTLSQLREMPSFERIVTMSCISNSVGGDLISTTKWTGVRMQDLVALADPQPEATYLRITCADGFDEYVSLDLIREDDRIMMAYAWDDRPLLQKHGFPVRIHIPNHYGMKQPKWITNIEFVPEWEEGYWVRRGWSATAHVQHTSVIDAVAAQETFERDGVTYIPLGGIAYSGDRGISSVEVSVDGGNWQPAVLKEPLGDNAWYLWRFDWPFTEGAHAFEVRCMDGDGARQRTDVTPQRPDGATGIHRVSRIL, encoded by the coding sequence ATGATGTCGTCGGCCACCCCACCCAAACGTCCTGGTCTGATCGCCGCTCTTGCGGTTGGGAGTCTGATCGCCCTGCCGGTCATCGCCCTCTTTTTCGCCGCGAATGCGCTCTTCCGGCTGCCGCTCCTGCCCATCAACGTTATGGACTGGCTCCCCAATAACCTTCCTAATGCGCTCCTCAACGCCGGCAAGGATGCCATGGTTGCCATCCTGACCGCCATCAGCCCCGGCGATGTCGATGGCGTCGCCAAGACCGCCGAGGGCATCATCGGCACCGCGACGCTCTTCGGCGTCATCGTCGTGGCCGTCGCCGCTATTTTCCTTATCGCTCGCGCCCAGAAAAGCGCCACCGCCGGCGCGGTCACCGGCCTGGTCGTCGGTCTGGTCCTGGGCATCGTCTTCGCGCTCATGTACTTCAGTCTTCCCGTCGTGCAGTTCGAGCGCAGCGCCTACTTTTTCGTGGACGGCATCTTTATCATCGCCGTGTTTGTCGTTGCCGGCTTCGCCGCGGGCCGCATCAGCGATCAGCTTACCGGGATTCCCCTGACCACCGCCGTGCCTGAATCCGCCGCCGCCCAGCCTGAAGTCAGCTATCAACAGTTGAACCGCCGCCAGTTCCTCGTCCGTGTCGGCGGCACTACCGCCACCCTCACTGTCGGCGGCGCCGTCGTCAGCCTGCTCGCCCGCGACAGCGGCGGCAGCGAAGAGGTCGTCGAGCCGCTCAATACCGACCAGTCGCTGCCCGCTGATCCCGTCGAGTCGGTCATGCTCGACGGCGATTTTGCGCCCGCCGCGGGAACCCGTCCCGAATACACCCCGCTCGAAGAACATTACCGCATCGATATCGTCGCCCGCCCGCCGGAAATCGACGCTACGACCTGGACTCTTCCCCTTGTCGGTCTTGTCAATGCCCCGCAGAACTTCACCCTCAGCCAGCTCCGCGAGATGCCGTCCTTTGAGCGTATCGTCACGATGTCCTGCATCAGCAATTCCGTCGGCGGCGACCTCATCAGCACGACCAAGTGGACCGGCGTGCGTATGCAGGACCTCGTCGCCCTGGCCGATCCGCAGCCCGAAGCCACCTATCTCCGGATCACCTGCGCCGACGGCTTCGACGAATACGTCAGCCTCGACCTGATCCGCGAAGACGACCGCATCATGATGGCCTATGCATGGGATGACCGTCCGCTGCTCCAGAAACACGGCTTCCCGGTTCGCATCCATATCCCCAACCACTACGGCATGAAGCAGCCCAAGTGGATCACCAATATCGAATTTGTCCCCGAGTGGGAAGAAGGCTATTGGGTGCGCCGCGGCTGGTCGGCCACTGCCCATGTCCAGCACACCTCGGTCATCGACGCCGTCGCCGCGCAGGAAACCTTCGAGCGCGACGGCGTGACCTATATCCCGCTCGGCGGCATCGCCTATTCCGGCGACCGCGGCATCAGCTCGGTCGAGGTCAGCGTCGATGGCGGCAACTGGCAGCCTGCGGTGCTCAAGGAACCCCTTGGCGATAACGCCTGGTACCTCTGGCGCTTCGACTGGCCGTTCACGGAAGGCGCCCACGCCTTTGAGGTGCGCTGCATGGATGGCGACGGCGCGCGTCAGCGGACCGACGTCACCCCCCAGCGCCCCGATGGCGCGACTGGCATCCACCGCGTCAGCCGTATCCTTTAG
- a CDS encoding MbtH family protein produces the protein MSKKREDTTIYQVVVNSESRYSIWPQDRELPPGWVQAGKSGLHWECVDFIGDVWIDQPAASPSDQDAAGHAGQPASAGKGS, from the coding sequence ATGAGCAAGAAACGCGAAGACACGACGATTTACCAGGTTGTCGTCAACAGCGAGTCCCGCTATTCGATTTGGCCGCAGGATCGTGAGCTTCCGCCGGGCTGGGTTCAGGCCGGCAAATCCGGCCTCCATTGGGAGTGTGTCGATTTCATCGGAGATGTCTGGATCGACCAACCGGCAGCCTCGCCGTCCGACCAGGACGCTGCGGGTCACGCAGGCCAGCCTGCCTCTGCCGGCAAGGGTAGTTGA
- a CDS encoding membrane dipeptidase produces MIVLDAHQDIAYNYLKFDRDYRRSALVARTQEPPETRAATIGLPEALAGRVAVVFSTLFVAPVESDDWKPTGREKAYSTPQEAYSYALEQLDYYQRMADETDKLTLIKDAAALNAVLATWGPDADILKRKQGLVVLMEGADPILEPRQFEEWYGRGVRIVGTAWQATRYSGGTGHPGGLTKLGRELLEVMASFNAMLDLSHMAEQAFLESVDRYEGVMIASHSNPRKFCNTDRHLSDEMIRKLADRGGVMGIVLYNRFLSNTWKRGDPKNDITLATVADAIDHVCQITGSAAHVGLGSDFDGGFGTESIPAELDTVADMIKIGEVLRERGYSEPNIEGIMSGNMLRKVRQVLK; encoded by the coding sequence ATGATCGTCCTCGATGCACACCAGGATATCGCCTACAACTACCTCAAATTCGACCGCGATTACCGGCGGAGCGCGCTGGTGGCCCGGACGCAGGAGCCGCCGGAGACACGGGCGGCGACAATCGGTCTGCCGGAAGCGCTGGCCGGACGGGTGGCAGTGGTGTTTTCGACACTGTTCGTGGCGCCGGTCGAGAGCGATGACTGGAAGCCGACCGGACGCGAAAAAGCCTACAGCACCCCTCAAGAAGCATATTCGTATGCTTTGGAGCAATTGGATTATTACCAGCGGATGGCGGATGAAACAGACAAGCTGACGCTGATCAAGGATGCGGCAGCGCTGAACGCGGTGCTGGCGACGTGGGGGCCGGACGCAGACATCCTCAAGCGCAAACAGGGACTGGTGGTGCTGATGGAGGGCGCCGACCCGATCCTCGAACCGCGCCAATTCGAGGAATGGTACGGGCGCGGAGTGCGGATCGTGGGGACGGCGTGGCAGGCGACGCGCTATTCGGGCGGGACGGGTCATCCGGGCGGGCTGACCAAACTGGGACGCGAACTGCTGGAAGTGATGGCCAGCTTCAACGCGATGCTCGACCTGTCACATATGGCCGAGCAAGCGTTTCTGGAGTCGGTTGACCGCTACGAAGGGGTGATGATTGCCAGCCACAGCAACCCGCGCAAGTTCTGCAACACGGACCGGCACCTATCGGACGAAATGATCCGCAAACTGGCAGACCGCGGCGGCGTGATGGGGATCGTGCTGTATAACCGGTTCCTGTCGAATACGTGGAAGCGTGGCGATCCGAAGAACGATATTACGCTGGCGACGGTGGCGGACGCGATCGACCACGTCTGCCAGATCACGGGATCGGCGGCCCATGTCGGGCTGGGGAGCGATTTCGACGGCGGGTTCGGCACGGAGAGCATCCCGGCGGAACTGGATACGGTGGCCGATATGATCAAGATCGGCGAGGTGCTGCGCGAGCGCGGCTACAGCGAGCCGAACATTGAAGGCATCATGAGCGGGAACATGCTGCGTAAGGTGCGGCAGGTGCTGAAGTAG
- a CDS encoding PadR family transcriptional regulator, producing the protein MLRYALLGFLYYRPLAGYDLKQIMDDSTANFWHADLSQIYKVLKKLETDGAITSEVEPSESEHPDRRVYTITTAGRKQLVEWLSTPMTELSPLKEPLILKTFFSALADTPLLIAQLRIQRELHRKRLAEFQAKDQAELERKRGLLGATHRDTLLWEATVRAGILYEAAYVQWLDETLEMLETHANDAGL; encoded by the coding sequence ATGCTGCGATACGCGCTACTCGGTTTCCTGTACTACCGTCCGCTGGCGGGCTATGACCTGAAACAGATCATGGATGATTCGACTGCGAACTTCTGGCACGCAGACCTCAGTCAAATCTACAAAGTACTCAAGAAGCTGGAAACGGACGGTGCAATCACATCGGAAGTCGAGCCCTCCGAATCCGAACATCCTGACCGCAGGGTATACACGATCACGACCGCGGGCCGAAAGCAACTGGTCGAGTGGCTGAGCACCCCGATGACAGAACTATCCCCACTCAAAGAGCCGCTCATCCTCAAGACGTTTTTTTCGGCGCTGGCCGATACGCCGCTGCTGATTGCCCAACTGAGAATTCAGCGCGAACTGCACCGGAAGCGACTCGCCGAATTCCAGGCGAAGGATCAAGCAGAACTGGAACGCAAGCGTGGTCTCCTGGGCGCGACCCACCGGGACACCCTGCTTTGGGAAGCGACGGTACGCGCGGGCATCCTGTATGAAGCGGCCTATGTTCAGTGGCTGGATGAAACGCTCGAAATGCTCGAAACACACGCCAACGATGCGGGCTTGTAA
- a CDS encoding DUF2785 domain-containing protein: MTHDKAFWKAIAEADYALPDGESARALTAELLTYLGSPDSELRDDIAYTTMAHWATRGVLAPDDLRFMLHTVGPNMMRHMSPAAILSGESDADGVLLRSFSALTLSLVAYCDWKTPFSEPDEFEAMMTIAEAYFLTESDLRGYVDGMGWIHATAHTADVFKFLARNRYTTAENLDSMLNTIAIKLAAALPYIYTHSEDERIAMAVVDIAKRDLLTAEQLAAFVTRLCAVAERDQTEAFDPVAYAAYMNVKNFLRALYFRLRFADPPVTGAHDLGQRVEDALRLFKA; the protein is encoded by the coding sequence ATGACCCACGATAAAGCGTTCTGGAAAGCCATCGCCGAGGCGGACTACGCCCTACCGGATGGCGAGTCGGCGCGCGCGCTGACGGCGGAGCTTCTGACTTATCTCGGTTCGCCCGATAGCGAACTGCGCGACGACATCGCCTATACCACCATGGCTCACTGGGCGACGCGCGGTGTTCTCGCGCCTGACGACCTGCGCTTCATGCTCCACACTGTCGGGCCGAACATGATGCGCCATATGTCTCCTGCGGCGATACTCAGCGGCGAATCCGATGCGGATGGCGTCCTCCTGCGCTCGTTCTCGGCGCTCACCCTCTCGCTGGTGGCCTATTGCGACTGGAAAACCCCCTTCAGCGAACCGGACGAGTTCGAGGCCATGATGACCATCGCCGAGGCTTACTTCCTCACCGAGAGCGACCTGCGCGGCTATGTCGACGGCATGGGCTGGATCCACGCGACGGCCCACACCGCCGACGTCTTCAAGTTTCTGGCGCGCAATCGCTACACCACCGCCGAAAACCTCGACTCCATGCTCAACACCATCGCCATCAAGCTCGCCGCGGCGCTCCCCTATATCTACACCCACAGCGAGGACGAGCGCATCGCCATGGCGGTCGTCGATATCGCCAAGCGTGACCTGCTGACCGCCGAACAGCTCGCCGCCTTCGTGACTCGCCTCTGCGCCGTCGCCGAGCGCGACCAGACCGAAGCCTTTGACCCTGTCGCCTACGCGGCGTACATGAACGTCAAGAATTTTCTGCGCGCGCTCTATTTCCGGCTCAGATTCGCCGATCCGCCGGTCACTGGAGCGCATGATCTCGGCCAGCGGGTCGAAGACGCGCTCCGGCTGTTCAAGGCCTAG